One Astyanax mexicanus isolate ESR-SI-001 chromosome 3, AstMex3_surface, whole genome shotgun sequence genomic region harbors:
- the LOC103033143 gene encoding hsc70-interacting protein gives MDPKKVSELKAFVQLCTDNPAVLHLPEMGFFRTWLHGLGATIPAQTKNDSSPCGGSCPCDAGPRFTAAPPPKAEPAPPSESEESDLEIDMEGVIEPDTEAAQEMGDYENLEVTEEMIDQANEKKGEAIGALGDGELQKALDLFTDAIKLNPKSAILYAKRASVYIKMQKPNAAIRDCDRAIDINPDSAQSYKWRGKAHRLLGHWEEAAKDLAMACKLDYDEDASAMLKEVQPRANKIIEHRRKYERKREERELKERKERVKKAREEHERAQREQEAREQAGGAHGGFPGGAGFPGGAPFGMPGLQELFNDPEVLMAMKDPEVMAAFQDVAQNPANISKYQSNPKIMALINKLSSKFSGPQP, from the exons ATGGACCCGAAGAAGGTATCCGAGCTGAAGGCTTTCGTGCAGCTGTGCACAGATAATCCCGCCGTGCTGCACCTCCCCGAGATGGGCTTCTTTAGGACCTGGTTACAcgg tttggGAGCCACCATTCCAGCGCAGACCAAAAATGACAGTTCTCCATGCGGG GGAAGCTGTCCGTGTGATGCCGGCCCACGATTCACAGCGGCCCCGCCCCCAAAGGCCGAACCAGCCCCGCCTTCAGAGAGTGAGGAGAGTGATTTAG AAATTGACATGGAAGGAGTGATCGAGCCAGACACAGAAGCAGCTCAGGAGATGGGAGATTATGAAAACCTGGAG GTGACAGAGGAGATGATTGATCAGGCCAATGAGAAGAAGGGGGAGGCTATCGGAGCTCTAGGAGATG GGGAGTTACAGAAAGCTCTGGATTTGTTCACTGATGCCATCAAACTGAACCCCAAATCAGCCATCCTCTACGCCAAGAGAGCCAG TGTATACATTAAGATGCAGAAACCGAACGCTGCGATCCGAGACTGTGACAGAGCCATCGACATCAACCCAGACTCTGCACAGTCGTACAAGTGGAGAGGAAAAGCCCACCG ATTGCTTGGTCATTGGGAGGAGGCAGCTAAAGATCTGGCGATGGCCTGTAAACTGGACTATGATGAAGATGCTTCAGCCATGCTGAAGGAGGTTCAGCCCAGA GCCAACAAGATCATAGAGCACCGGCGTAAATACGAGCGCAAACGTGAGGAGAGAGAGCTGAAAGAGAGGAAAGAGCGAGTGAAGAAAGCGAGAGAGGAGCACGAGAGAGCACAGAGG GAGCAGGAAGCCCGGGAGCAGGCAGGCGGAGCACACGGAGGATTCCCAG GTGGCGCTGGTTTCCCCGGTGGCGCTCCGTTCGGGATGCCCGGCCTGCAGGAGCTCTTTAACGACCCCGAGGTCCTCATGGCCATGAAG gaCCCTGAAGTGATGGCAGCATTCCAGGATGTGGCTCAGAACCCGGCCAACATCTCCAAGTACCAGAGCAACCCCAAGATCATGGCCCTCATCAACAAACTCAGCTCCAAGTTCAGCGGCCCCCAGCCTTAG